Below is a window of Pseudodesulfovibrio sp. 5S69 DNA.
CGGCGCGGGCAAATCCACCTTCCTGCGCTGCCTCCTCCGGCTCATCGAGCCGAGCGGCGGGGCCGTGGAGATGGGCGGGGCGGACGTCATGTCCCTGAACCGACAAGGCCTGCGCCGGTTGCGCAGCCAGGTCGGCTTCGTCTTCCAGAAGCACAACCTGGTGCCGCGCCTGACCGCCCTGACCAACGTCCTGCACGGGGCCCAGAGCCGCAAGCGCGGCCCGCGGGTCTGGTGGCACATGCTGGCCAGTTCCGGCGAGCGCCAGGAGGCAATGCGCTGCCTGCAACTGGTCGGCCTGTCCCACGTGGCCGAGCAGCGGGTGGACCAGCTATCGGGCGGCCAGTCCCAGCGGGTGGCCATCGCCCGCGCACTGATGCAGCGGCCCCGGATCATGTTCGCGGACGAGCCCGTGGCCAGCCTCGACCCCAACGCGGGCGAGGAGGTCATGCGCCTCTTCGTGGAGCTCATCCGCAGCCGGGGGCTGACCCTGGTGTACACCTCCCATTCGGTGCGCCACGCTCTGGAATACTCGGACCGGGTCATCGGCCTGCGGGACGGGCGCATCGAGATGGACAGGGCCTCCACGGGCCTGAACGAGGAAACCCTGCGGAGGATTTATGGCTGACCGAACCCGGCAAGGAACCCAATTCGTTTTCGACGGCCAGGCCACGGACCCGGCGCTGCTGCCCATCCGCTTTCCCCGGCCGAGCGCGCTGTCGTTCGCTCTCTACGCGGCGGGGCTGGCCTTCTTCATTGTCTCCATGCGGAGCATCAATTTCTCCTTGAGTGAGTTCGTGCGCGGCTTCCCGTACATCGTGGACCTGGTCTCCGAGATGTTTCCGCCGTCCCTGCGGCGAGTGGACGCTGTGGCCCTGTCCCTGCTCGAGACGTTGCAGATGGCCCTGGTGGGCACGGTCTTCGGGGTGGTCTTCAGCCTGGTGCTGGGCATCCTGGCGTGCAAGAGCCAGACGCCGAACAGGGGCCTGTACTATCTGTCCAGGAACCTCATCGCCCTGTTTCGGACCGTGCCCGACCTGATCTGGGCCCTGTTCTTCGTGGTCATGGTCGGGCTGGGGCCGTTCGCGGGCACCCTGGCGATCATGGTCGACACCATGGGGTTCTGCGGCCGGTTCTTCGCCGAGGCCATGGAAGAGGTGGACAAGGGGCCGCAGGAGGCGCTGGAGGCGTTGGGGGCAAGCCGGTTGGGCACCGTCGTCTGCGCCGTGATTCCGGCCGCGTTGCCGTCGTTCGTGAACACGGCCCTGTTCAGTCTGGAAAAGGCCACGCGCTCCTCGGTGGTGCTCGGCTTGGTCGGCGCCGGGGGCATCGGTATCGAGCTCAAGGTCTCCATGGACATGTTCATGTATTCCGAGGCCTCGACCATCATCCTGCTGATCTTCTGCCTGGTCCTGCTGGTGGAGCAGCTCTCGTCCCGCCTGCGCAAGCGGATCCTCTGATCAGTTCAGGAAGGTCTTGATGACCAGCTCGATCTTGTCGCCGCCGTAGCGGGTGATGCCGTAGTCCACGGGCACGCCGAGCTCGTCCACGTTGACCGAGCGGGTCTCCAGGACCGGCCGGTAGCGGGGCAGGCCGAGGAAACGGGCCTCTTCCGTGGTCGGCTGCCGGGTTAGGATGCGGGTCTCTTCGCGGAAGTAGTCGGCCACCCCGTGGCTGATGAGGCACTGGGTGATGGAGCCGGTCTTGCGAAAGGTCTCGTGCAGCCCGGCGAACCGCGGCCGGGGAAAGTAGTGGGTGGTCAGGGACAGGGGACGACCTTCGGCCTTGCGCAGGATGTCGAGCATGGAGACCTGCGCGGTGGGCTGGATCTGGAGCGCCCGGGACACCGCGTCGCCCGCCTCAACCACCTTGTGGTCGATGAGCACCCCGTCGTGGGAGCGGTTCTGCCGGTTCAGGTTGTCGCTGAAGCGGGTGCGCCGCGAGACCATGTATTCCACCACGTGTTCGCTGACGAAGGTCCCCCGGCCCTTTTCCGAGCGGACCAGGGCCCGCTCCTGGAGATGGGACAGGGCGCGGCGCACGGTGTGCCGGTTGACGCTGTACCACTTGGCCAGCGTGCTCTCGGCGGGCAGCCTCTCACCCTGGGCGAAGTGCCCCCGGACGATCTCGTCCTCCAGGGCCGATGCGATCTGCCGCCAGAGCGGGGAGCGGTGGCTCCTGTCCAGCAGGAACCGCCTGTCCGAGTCGTCGGCATGGGGGTTCAATCCACTCATGGGGTGGCAATGCCACCAAACGCCGGACTTGTCTGTATCGGGGAGGTTAAGATTTTCCTCGCGGCGGATGCAGGCGTTTTCCCTGCCGCCGGTCCGCTGCCGCCGTAGCGGCCCGGAACCCATGCGGACGCGCTCGCCGTCCTGTCGGAATGATGTACCCCAACTCCCTTCCCATTTCCCGGTTCCCGTCACGTGTACGTATAGGCCGTAATTTTGTAATTTTGGGCAATTCTTGCGCCGGGTATGGTGGTATGGATACTTATTGTTTCTTGTGTGCAGGGCCGGTCTCACCGGAGGCGGTGCCGATGTCGCGCTGCCCGCAACCGTGATTCAGGCAGGGAAGATCCCCCCCGCATGGAGAGAGCGTCGTGTGCGAATTGTGCAAGGATAAAAAACAGATTGCGCAAGAAAATGTTTCCGGTCCCGAGGACCCGAGTCGTCGGGAATTCATCGCAACCGGTGCCAGAATCGCCGCAGGCCTGACCCTGCCCCCCCGCCTTTGGGGCGGGATTGGCATTCGGCGCAACCAAGGCCCAAGCAAAGGAGAACGCCATGAAGGAATCAATCGTTCACGCCTAGATCGGACGACAGTCTCTCTCGGCCCCGCGCCCGCTTGCCGGGCCGGGGCCGTTTTGCGTGAAGACGGGCCGGGAGCAGGGGCGTTGAGCGGCGTGCCCGCTCCGGCTCTCCATCCGGACACTCGCCGGGATCTCCCGCTCGCGCTTGCGAATGAAGATAAACGATAGTAAGCGGTTGATCGGGTACGTTTGTTCAGGCTGGCTTCCGCCGCCGGGATGTGGCCCCTGCCCCGCGGCCGTTCGAAACGGCGTCGAGCGGGGCATCGAACAACATGCGAGGCACCAAGACGATGCAATATTCCGATTCCCTTCCCGCACACAATGCGGAGAGCCTACTGGTCCATTTTCGCCGGGCGGAGCTGCTCAAGGAGCGGGCCGTAGAGTTCAAGTCCGTGAACCTGAACCCCAGCCAGCTCTGCAATCTGGAGATGCTCCTCAATCGCGCCTTTTATCCTCTTGAGGGCTACCTGGGGCGCGAGGATTACAAGTCCGTGCTCTCCGACATGCGCCTGCGCGATGGGACCCTGTGGCCCCTACCCATCTGCCTGGCCGTGAGCGAGGAGTTCGCCGCCGGCCTGTCCGAGGGCGAATGCGTGGCCGTGCGCGACGCCGAAGGGTTCATGTTGGCCGTGCTGACCGTGTCCGACATCTGGAAGCCGGACCTCAAGGCCGAGGCCCGGGCCATCCGCGATCCCTTCCCCGAAGGTGCGGACGGCTGCCACGGGGGTCTCGTTGAGCCGTGGTACCTCGGCGGCCGGGTGGAAGGCGTGTCCTATCCCCAGCGGTACGATTTCACCGACTTCCGTCTCACCCCGGCCGAGGTCCAGCGGTTTTTCGTCCAGAAGGGGTGGCGCAAAATCGTGGCCGTACAGGCGGGCAGGCCGCTGCACAAGGCGGACCGGGCCATGCTCGAGGAGATCGCCCACGACCAGGGGGCCAGCCTGCTCCTATCGCCCCAACTCAAGCCATCCATGTATTTCAGCGTGGACCATTTCAGCCTGGTTCGCAGCTTCCAGCAATTCGTCGAGACTTTTCCCCGGAGCATGGCCAAGCTGAACCTGACCCCGTGGTTCGAGCGGCGCATGGGCCCGCGCGGCGCGCTGCTGCGGGCCATCGTGAACAAAAATTACGGCTGTACCCACATGCTCGTCTGGGACGGGGCCAAGGCCGAGCCGAGGCAAAACGCTTTTTCCGAGGAGTATGAAGCTCACATCCGTTGGCTGGCGGACCGCCAGGAAGAGACTGGCATTATTCCGGTGGCAGAGCACTGCATGGCTCTGGACCAGGCATCGTGCAGGTACGTGCGCTCTGACGGGGGCGGCCGGTGCGTCAACGACCACAACGCCGTGGTGAAACGGCTCACGCTCGGCGAGCCCGTGCCCGAGTGGATGTCCTTCCCCGGCGTGCTCAAGGAGTTGTCGCGTACCTACAAGCCGCGCTGGAAGCAGGGGATCACCCTGTTTTTTACAGGCCTGTCCGGGGCGGGCAAGTCCACCCTGGCCAAGATCTTGTTCGTCAAGCTTCTGGAATTGAACAGCCGTCCGGTAACCCTGCTCGACGGCGACATCGTACGCACCAACCTGTCGAGCGAGCTGTCCTTCAGCAAGGAGCACCGCAACCTGAACGTGATCCGCATCGGGTTCGTGGCCAGCGAGATCGTCAAGAACGGCGGGGTGGCCATCTGCGCGCCCATCGCGCCCTATGCGGAGTCCCGGCGCCACGCCCGTGGGGCCGTGGAGCACTA
It encodes the following:
- the phnF gene encoding phosphonate metabolism transcriptional regulator PhnF; translated protein: MSGLNPHADDSDRRFLLDRSHRSPLWRQIASALEDEIVRGHFAQGERLPAESTLAKWYSVNRHTVRRALSHLQERALVRSEKGRGTFVSEHVVEYMVSRRTRFSDNLNRQNRSHDGVLIDHKVVEAGDAVSRALQIQPTAQVSMLDILRKAEGRPLSLTTHYFPRPRFAGLHETFRKTGSITQCLISHGVADYFREETRILTRQPTTEEARFLGLPRYRPVLETRSVNVDELGVPVDYGITRYGGDKIELVIKTFLN
- a CDS encoding phosphonate ABC transporter ATP-binding protein → MLKFNTSAGEISPAVFPGDQREIRVEGLAKSFGRTTILNGVDLTVDRGEAVALVGSNGAGKSTFLRCLLRLIEPSGGAVEMGGADVMSLNRQGLRRLRSQVGFVFQKHNLVPRLTALTNVLHGAQSRKRGPRVWWHMLASSGERQEAMRCLQLVGLSHVAEQRVDQLSGGQSQRVAIARALMQRPRIMFADEPVASLDPNAGEEVMRLFVELIRSRGLTLVYTSHSVRHALEYSDRVIGLRDGRIEMDRASTGLNEETLRRIYG
- the cysC gene encoding adenylyl-sulfate kinase: MQYSDSLPAHNAESLLVHFRRAELLKERAVEFKSVNLNPSQLCNLEMLLNRAFYPLEGYLGREDYKSVLSDMRLRDGTLWPLPICLAVSEEFAAGLSEGECVAVRDAEGFMLAVLTVSDIWKPDLKAEARAIRDPFPEGADGCHGGLVEPWYLGGRVEGVSYPQRYDFTDFRLTPAEVQRFFVQKGWRKIVAVQAGRPLHKADRAMLEEIAHDQGASLLLSPQLKPSMYFSVDHFSLVRSFQQFVETFPRSMAKLNLTPWFERRMGPRGALLRAIVNKNYGCTHMLVWDGAKAEPRQNAFSEEYEAHIRWLADRQEETGIIPVAEHCMALDQASCRYVRSDGGGRCVNDHNAVVKRLTLGEPVPEWMSFPGVLKELSRTYKPRWKQGITLFFTGLSGAGKSTLAKILFVKLLELNSRPVTLLDGDIVRTNLSSELSFSKEHRNLNVIRIGFVASEIVKNGGVAICAPIAPYAESRRHARGAVEHYGGFVEIHVCTPLSVCEQRDRKGIYAKARAGIIKGLTGVDDPYIEPENPELRIDTSELSPNEAAHEILLYLSEHRFI
- the phnE gene encoding phosphonate ABC transporter, permease protein PhnE, coding for MADRTRQGTQFVFDGQATDPALLPIRFPRPSALSFALYAAGLAFFIVSMRSINFSLSEFVRGFPYIVDLVSEMFPPSLRRVDAVALSLLETLQMALVGTVFGVVFSLVLGILACKSQTPNRGLYYLSRNLIALFRTVPDLIWALFFVVMVGLGPFAGTLAIMVDTMGFCGRFFAEAMEEVDKGPQEALEALGASRLGTVVCAVIPAALPSFVNTALFSLEKATRSSVVLGLVGAGGIGIELKVSMDMFMYSEASTIILLIFCLVLLVEQLSSRLRKRIL